The proteins below come from a single Malus domestica chromosome 03, GDT2T_hap1 genomic window:
- the LOC103448532 gene encoding uncharacterized protein, whose product MKKEDTVKLISAEGFEFVIHKDAAMVSQTIRNMLTSPGSFSETEHGEVTFPEISTTILEKICKYFYWNLQYASGKQTEFPIEPELVLELMMAANYLHT is encoded by the exons atgaagaaggaagacaCAGTGAAGCTGATCAGCGCCGAGGGGTTCGAGTTCGTGATCCACAAAGACGCCGCCATGGTCTCTCAGACCATCCGCAACATGCTCACTTCTCCAG GGAGTTTTTCTGAAACGGAGCACGGCGAGGTGACGTTCCCGGAGATCAGCACCACCATTCTTGAGAAGATCTGCAAGTACTTTTACTGGAACCTTCAATATGCCAG CGGGAAGCAGACCGAGTTTCCTATTGAACCTGAATTGGTTCTGGAGTTGATGATGGCAGCCAATTATCTCCATACATGA
- the LOC114823906 gene encoding ras-related protein Rab2BV has product MASRVDHEYDYLFKIVLIGDSGVGKSNILSRFTRNEFCLESKSTIGVEFATRTLQVEGKTVKAQIWDTAGQERYRAITSAYYRGAVGAFLVYDITKRPTFENVQRWLRELRDHADSNIVIMMTGNKSDLNHLRAVSEDDGQSLAEREGLSFLETSALEATNIEKAFQTILTEIYHIVSKKALAAQEAVSTTLPGQGTTISVGDASGNTNKRGCCST; this is encoded by the exons ATGGCGAGTAGAGTAGACCACGAATACGACTACCTGTTCAAGATCGTGTTGATCGGTGACTCTGGTGTGGGCAAATCTAACATTCTCTCTAGATTTACCAGGAATGAGTTCTGCTTGGAGTCCAAATCCACTATCGGAGTCGAGTTCGCCACCCGAACTCTCCAG GTTGAGGGAAAGACTGTGAAGGCACAGATCTGGGATACGGCAGGTCAGGAGCGATACCGTGCTATCACCAGTGCTTACTATAGAGGGGCAGTGGGTGCTTTCCTTGTTTATGACATAACTAAGCGACCAACTTTTGAGAATGTCCAAAGGTGGCTCcgtgagttgagggaccatgcAGATTCGAACATTGTTATCATGATGACAGGAAACAAGTCTGACTTGAACCATCTCAGAGCTGTTTCAGAGGACGATGGTCAGTCGTTGGCTGAGAGGGAAGGTCTCTCATTTCTCGAGACATCCGCACTGGAAGCAACCAACATTGAGAAAGCGTTTCAAACTATTCTAACTGAGATCTACCATATCGTCAGCAAAAAAGCACTGGCAGCCCAAGAAGCAGTCTCAACTACCCTACCTGGTCAAGGAACCACCATCAGCGTTGGTGATGCTTCTGGGAATACGAACAAGAGAGGTTGCTGCTCGACATAA
- the LOC114823905 gene encoding metal tolerance protein B-like isoform X1, whose product MEHEKVPFTRIESQEIEIPIVSEGIDDLPVPPQVPRSLCVCVFSKNEHCSLDSKQRSKSATKLSVLVVASLMFMVVEMIGGVKANSLAVLTDAAHLLTDVVGFSIALFTVLASGWEATSYQSFGYHRLEVLSALFSVQLIWLVSGILIYEAVDRIVHTKEKVNGLLMFSVAALGFLVNLIMVLWLGHDHTHHACGGLGHDHHHVHTHDHHHGHNHNHHHGHDYQEEESAIMEDDKTSLVSSTSPEKTKILNINIQGAYLHVIADMIQSVGVMVAGGIIWARPDWLVVDLICTLIFSVFAVSTTISMLKNIYGILMERTPSEIDIAGLEKGIKRIKGVRDVHDLHVWALTVGKTVLSCHVTSEPAVSSSQIIDKIRDYCESTYRIHHVTIQIE is encoded by the coding sequence ATGGAACATGAGAAGGTACCCTTTACGAGAATAGAGTCTCAGGAAATTGAGATCCCAATAGTCTCTGAAGGTATTGATGATCTTCCTGTGCCACCACAGGTGCCTCGCTCCTTGTGTGTCTGTGTTTTCTCCAAAAACGAGCACTGTAGTTTGGATTCAAAACAGCGGTCAAAGTCAGCTACAAAACTTTCTGTACTCGTTGTCGCATCTCTCATGTTTATGGTTGTTGAAATGATTGGTGGTGTCAAAGCCAACAGCCTTGCAGTACTCACAGATGCAGCCCACTTGCTCACTGATGTTGTTGGATTCTCCATTGCTCTTTTCACAGTATTGGCTTCAGGTTGGGAGGCAACATCGTACCAGTCTTTCGGATATCACCGTCTTGAGGTTTTGAGTGCCCTTTTCTCTGTGCAGCTCATATGGCTGGTCTCTGGGATCTTGATCTATGAGGCAGTTGACAGGATCGTTCACACTAAGGAAAAGGTGAACGGGTTACTCATGTTTTCAGTTGCAGCACTTGGATTTCTTGTCAACTTAATCATGGTCTTGTGGCTTGGTCACGACCACACCCATCATGCATGTGGAGGCTTAGGTCACGATCATCATCATGTTCATACTCACGATCATCATCATGGTCATAATCACAATCATCATCATGGTCATGATTATCAGGAGGAAGAAAGTGCAATAATGGAGGACGATAAAACGAGTCTGGTGTCATCAACATCTCCAGAAAAGACTAAAATATTAAACATAAATATCCAAGGAGCTTACTTGCATGTCATCGCCGATATGATTCAGTCCGTTGGGGTGATGGTCGCTGGAGGCATCATATGGGCAAGGCCAGATTGGTTAGTAGTTGATCTCATCTGCACACtcatattttctgtttttgctGTCAGCACAACTATATCGAtgcttaaaaatatatatggcATATTGATGGAGAGAACACCAAGCGAGATTGATATCGCCGGACTAGAAAAAGGCATCAAGCGCATCAAAGGAGTTCGGGATGTTCACGACCTACACGTTTGGGCGCTAACGGTTGGAAAAACCGTGTTGTCTTGCCATGTAACGTCCGAGCCTGCCGTAAGCTCTAGTCAGATAATTGACAAGATTAGGGATTACTGTGAAAGTACTTACAGAATACATCATGTAACCATACAGATTGAATAG
- the LOC114823905 gene encoding metal tolerance protein B-like isoform X2, with protein sequence MFMVVEMIGGVKANSLAVLTDAAHLLTDVVGFSIALFTVLASGWEATSYQSFGYHRLEVLSALFSVQLIWLVSGILIYEAVDRIVHTKEKVNGLLMFSVAALGFLVNLIMVLWLGHDHTHHACGGLGHDHHHVHTHDHHHGHNHNHHHGHDYQEEESAIMEDDKTSLVSSTSPEKTKILNINIQGAYLHVIADMIQSVGVMVAGGIIWARPDWLVVDLICTLIFSVFAVSTTISMLKNIYGILMERTPSEIDIAGLEKGIKRIKGVRDVHDLHVWALTVGKTVLSCHVTSEPAVSSSQIIDKIRDYCESTYRIHHVTIQIE encoded by the coding sequence ATGTTTATGGTTGTTGAAATGATTGGTGGTGTCAAAGCCAACAGCCTTGCAGTACTCACAGATGCAGCCCACTTGCTCACTGATGTTGTTGGATTCTCCATTGCTCTTTTCACAGTATTGGCTTCAGGTTGGGAGGCAACATCGTACCAGTCTTTCGGATATCACCGTCTTGAGGTTTTGAGTGCCCTTTTCTCTGTGCAGCTCATATGGCTGGTCTCTGGGATCTTGATCTATGAGGCAGTTGACAGGATCGTTCACACTAAGGAAAAGGTGAACGGGTTACTCATGTTTTCAGTTGCAGCACTTGGATTTCTTGTCAACTTAATCATGGTCTTGTGGCTTGGTCACGACCACACCCATCATGCATGTGGAGGCTTAGGTCACGATCATCATCATGTTCATACTCACGATCATCATCATGGTCATAATCACAATCATCATCATGGTCATGATTATCAGGAGGAAGAAAGTGCAATAATGGAGGACGATAAAACGAGTCTGGTGTCATCAACATCTCCAGAAAAGACTAAAATATTAAACATAAATATCCAAGGAGCTTACTTGCATGTCATCGCCGATATGATTCAGTCCGTTGGGGTGATGGTCGCTGGAGGCATCATATGGGCAAGGCCAGATTGGTTAGTAGTTGATCTCATCTGCACACtcatattttctgtttttgctGTCAGCACAACTATATCGAtgcttaaaaatatatatggcATATTGATGGAGAGAACACCAAGCGAGATTGATATCGCCGGACTAGAAAAAGGCATCAAGCGCATCAAAGGAGTTCGGGATGTTCACGACCTACACGTTTGGGCGCTAACGGTTGGAAAAACCGTGTTGTCTTGCCATGTAACGTCCGAGCCTGCCGTAAGCTCTAGTCAGATAATTGACAAGATTAGGGATTACTGTGAAAGTACTTACAGAATACATCATGTAACCATACAGATTGAATAG
- the LOC114823907 gene encoding kinesin heavy chain-like isoform X2, producing the protein MIWRNAMEKDAAVVAREDLSAQLRMLKKRLKDAEEEQYQAEEDAVALRAELNMLQQQAMSGSLGAMNSISNSPDQIQMLEKELASLKSALQQESHLRQQEPQQLAEEQAGASMLTSEKQELEEKLAAMSRKASEVSEKVAGKEFSLAS; encoded by the exons ATGATCTG GAGAAATGCAATGGAGAAAGATGCCGCAGTTGTTGCACGG GAGGATCTTTCAGCTCAGCTTCGTATGCTCAAGAAACGGTTAAAGGATGCAGAGGAAGAACAGTATCAA GCTGAGGAAGACGCAGTCGCTTTGAGAGCAGAACTGAATATGTTACAGCAACAAGCAATGAGTGGTTCACTTGGTGCAATGAACTCAATTTCTAATTCACCAGATCAGATACAAATGCTAGAAAAGGAGTTAGCTAGCTTAAAATCTGCGTTACAG CAAGAGTCACACTTGAGGCAACAAGAGCCACAACAACTAGCAGAGGAGCAAGCCGGGGCATCCATGCTTACATCTGAAAAGCAAGAACTGGAAGAAAAACTTGCAGCTATGTCTAGAAAGGCTTCAG AAGTCTCGGAGAAAGTGGCTGGCAAGGAATTTTCTCTCGCAAGTTAA
- the LOC114823907 gene encoding uncharacterized protein isoform X4, which yields MIWRNAMEKDAAVVAREDLSAQLRMLKKRLKDAEEEQYQAEEDAVALRAELNMLQQQAMSGSLGAMNSISNSPDQIQMLEKELASLKSALQQESHLRQQEPQQLAEEQAGASMLTSEKQELEEKLAAMSRKASD from the exons ATGATCTG GAGAAATGCAATGGAGAAAGATGCCGCAGTTGTTGCACGG GAGGATCTTTCAGCTCAGCTTCGTATGCTCAAGAAACGGTTAAAGGATGCAGAGGAAGAACAGTATCAA GCTGAGGAAGACGCAGTCGCTTTGAGAGCAGAACTGAATATGTTACAGCAACAAGCAATGAGTGGTTCACTTGGTGCAATGAACTCAATTTCTAATTCACCAGATCAGATACAAATGCTAGAAAAGGAGTTAGCTAGCTTAAAATCTGCGTTACAG CAAGAGTCACACTTGAGGCAACAAGAGCCACAACAACTAGCAGAGGAGCAAGCCGGGGCATCCATGCTTACATCTGAAAAGCAAGAACTGGAAGAAAAACTTGCAGCTATGTCTAGAAAGGCTTCAG ATTGA
- the LOC114823907 gene encoding uncharacterized protein isoform X1 produces the protein MIWRNAMEKDAAVVAREDLSAQLRMLKKRLKDAEEEQYQAEEDAVALRAELNMLQQQAMSGSLGAMNSISNSPDQIQMLEKELASLKSALQQESHLRQQEPQQLAEEQAGASMLTSEKQELEEKLAAMSRKASGTKSTKYTFQQHKEFQRNSFQNSSYKRVRTLGSLL, from the exons ATGATCTG GAGAAATGCAATGGAGAAAGATGCCGCAGTTGTTGCACGG GAGGATCTTTCAGCTCAGCTTCGTATGCTCAAGAAACGGTTAAAGGATGCAGAGGAAGAACAGTATCAA GCTGAGGAAGACGCAGTCGCTTTGAGAGCAGAACTGAATATGTTACAGCAACAAGCAATGAGTGGTTCACTTGGTGCAATGAACTCAATTTCTAATTCACCAGATCAGATACAAATGCTAGAAAAGGAGTTAGCTAGCTTAAAATCTGCGTTACAG CAAGAGTCACACTTGAGGCAACAAGAGCCACAACAACTAGCAGAGGAGCAAGCCGGGGCATCCATGCTTACATCTGAAAAGCAAGAACTGGAAGAAAAACTTGCAGCTATGTCTAGAAAGGCTTCAGGTACCAAATCTACCAAATATACATTTCAACAACATAAGGAATTTCAGAGAAACTCTTTTCAGAATTCAAGTTACAAAAGGGTGAGGACTTTAGGAAGCCTTTTATAA
- the LOC114823907 gene encoding uncharacterized protein isoform X5 — MLKKRLKDAEEEQYQAEEDAVALRAELNMLQQQAMSGSLGAMNSISNSPDQIQMLEKELASLKSALQQESHLRQQEPQQLAEEQAGASMLTSEKQELEEKLAAMSRKASEVSEKVAGKEFSLAS; from the exons ATGCTCAAGAAACGGTTAAAGGATGCAGAGGAAGAACAGTATCAA GCTGAGGAAGACGCAGTCGCTTTGAGAGCAGAACTGAATATGTTACAGCAACAAGCAATGAGTGGTTCACTTGGTGCAATGAACTCAATTTCTAATTCACCAGATCAGATACAAATGCTAGAAAAGGAGTTAGCTAGCTTAAAATCTGCGTTACAG CAAGAGTCACACTTGAGGCAACAAGAGCCACAACAACTAGCAGAGGAGCAAGCCGGGGCATCCATGCTTACATCTGAAAAGCAAGAACTGGAAGAAAAACTTGCAGCTATGTCTAGAAAGGCTTCAG AAGTCTCGGAGAAAGTGGCTGGCAAGGAATTTTCTCTCGCAAGTTAA
- the LOC114823907 gene encoding uncharacterized protein isoform X3, producing the protein MLKKRLKDAEEEQYQAEEDAVALRAELNMLQQQAMSGSLGAMNSISNSPDQIQMLEKELASLKSALQQESHLRQQEPQQLAEEQAGASMLTSEKQELEEKLAAMSRKASGTKSTKYTFQQHKEFQRNSFQNSSYKRVRTLGSLL; encoded by the exons ATGCTCAAGAAACGGTTAAAGGATGCAGAGGAAGAACAGTATCAA GCTGAGGAAGACGCAGTCGCTTTGAGAGCAGAACTGAATATGTTACAGCAACAAGCAATGAGTGGTTCACTTGGTGCAATGAACTCAATTTCTAATTCACCAGATCAGATACAAATGCTAGAAAAGGAGTTAGCTAGCTTAAAATCTGCGTTACAG CAAGAGTCACACTTGAGGCAACAAGAGCCACAACAACTAGCAGAGGAGCAAGCCGGGGCATCCATGCTTACATCTGAAAAGCAAGAACTGGAAGAAAAACTTGCAGCTATGTCTAGAAAGGCTTCAGGTACCAAATCTACCAAATATACATTTCAACAACATAAGGAATTTCAGAGAAACTCTTTTCAGAATTCAAGTTACAAAAGGGTGAGGACTTTAGGAAGCCTTTTATAA
- the LOC114823907 gene encoding uncharacterized protein isoform X6, translating into MMAGLMTLVQLHIQLKFSPSRLMTLDQLAKEQSRAEALSAEVLQLSARLQQATQAFNGLARLNKPVLRNIESSLIKMKQDGPVTAVNAKANQLNPPFILNLVKVAHFYL; encoded by the exons ATGATGGCAGGGCTAATGACCTTGGTTCAGCTGCATATACAACTGAAGTTCTCTCCATCAAGGTTAATGACACTG GATCAACTCGCGAAAGAACAGAGCAGAGCAGAGGCATTATCAGCTGAAGTATTGCAGCTCTCTGCACGACTGCAACAAGCCACCCAAGCATTCAATGGGCTTGCACGCCT CAATAAACCAGTGTTGCGAAACATTGAGAGCAGTCTCATCAAGATGAAACAAGACGGCCCCGTGACTGCGGTGAATGCAAAGGCAAATCAGCTCAACCCCCCCTTTATACTAAACTTGGTTAAAGTAGCACATTTTTATTTGTAA